Proteins encoded within one genomic window of Pongo pygmaeus isolate AG05252 chromosome 6, NHGRI_mPonPyg2-v2.0_pri, whole genome shotgun sequence:
- the WIPF3 gene encoding WAS/WASL-interacting protein family member 3, whose product MPVPPPPPPPLPPPPPPLGVPPPPPPSAPPVSTDTSSLQRADPKGRSALLADIQQGTRLRKVTQINDRSAPQIENSKGTNKEGGGSANTRGASTPPTLGDLFAGGFPVLRPAGQRDVAGGKTGQGPGSRAPSPRLPNKTISGPLIPPASPRLGNTSEAHGAARTAPPRPNVPAPPPPTPPPPPPPLHPPLPSSSPIKTPLVSPPGPMTKGNLPVVAPPVPCAPPPPPPPPPPTPPPLPPASVLSDKAVKPQLAPLHLPPIPPPLPLLPPCGYPGLKAEPASPAQDVQEPPAPPPPPPPLPPLPPYASCAPRASLPAPPLPGANNSSETPPPLPPKSPSFQAPPQKASAQALPALPAPPGSQPFLQKKRHGRPGAGGGKLNPPPAPPARSPTTELSSKSQQATAWTPTQQPGGQLRNGSLHVIDDFESKFTFHSVEDFPPPDEYKPCQKIYPSKIPRSRTPGPWLQAEAVGQSSDDIKGRNSQLSLKTLR is encoded by the exons GTAAGCACAGACACCTCCAGCTTACAAAGGGCAGATCCGAAAGGCCGGAGTGCGCTGTTGGCTGATATCCAGCAAGGAACTCGCCTGCGCAAAGTCACACAGATCAACGACCGCAGTGCCCCGCAGATCGAGA ATTCTAAAGGAACCAACAAAGAAGGAGGAGGTTCTGCAAACACACGAGGCGCGAGCACACCTCCCACCCTGGGAGATCTGTTTGCTGGTGGCTTTCCTGTATTGCGACCAGCAGGCCAGCGGGATGTAGCAG GTGGCAAGACAGGGCAGGGCCCTGGCTCCCGCGCGCCCTCTCCCAGGCTTCCCAACAAAACCATCAGCGGCCCGCTTATCCCGCCTGCCTCTCCCAGGCTAGGCAATACCTCCGAGGCGCACGGCGCTGCCAGGACAGCCCCGCCTCGCCCCAACGTgccggccccgccccctcccaccccaccccctccgcCTCCACCCTTACACCCgccccttccctcttcctcccccatCAAAACTCCGCTTGTGTCCCCACCTGGCCCAATGACCAAAGGGAACCTCCCGGTGGTTGCACCCCCCGTCCCCTGTgcgccaccacctccacctccgccaCCTCCCCCAACGCCACCCCCGCTGCCCCCGGCCTCGGTTCTTAGTGACAAGGCAGTGAAGCCTCAGCTAGCTCCCTTGCACCTCCCGCCCATCCCGCCCCCGCTCCCTCTGCTCCCACCTTGTGGGTATCCCGGGCTCAAAGCGGAGCCCGCCAGCCCTGCGCAAGATGTGCAGGAGCCTCCCgccccgccgcccccgccgcccccgctCCCCCCGCTCCCCCCTTATGCTTCGTGCGCCCCGAGGGCTTCTTTGCCCGCGCCCCCTTTGCCAGGAGCTAATAACAGCAGTGAAACCCCACCCCCGCTACCCCCTAAATCCCCCAGCTTCCAGGCCCCACCGCAGAAGGCCAGTGCGCAGGCCTTGCCCGCCCTGCCTGCCCCTCCGGGCTCCCAGCCGTTCCTGCAGAAGAAGAGGCACGGCCGACCAG GGGCCGGTGGGGGAAAGCTAAATCCACCTCCAGCACCCCCTGCGAGATCACCCACCACAGAGCTTTCAAGCAAGAGCCAGCAGGCCACAGCCTGGACCCCGACGCAGCAGCCTGGAGGTCAACTGCGAAATGGAAGCCTGCACGTCATTG ATGACTTTGAGTCtaaattcacgttccattctgtggAAGACTTTCCCCCTCCGGATGAATATAAACCATGCCAGAAGATTTACCCCAGCAAGATCCCCAGAA GCCGTACACCTGGTCCCTGGCTCCAAGCGGAGGCAGTTGGGCAGAGCTCTGATGACATCAAAGGCAGAAATTCTCAG